In Cynocephalus volans isolate mCynVol1 chromosome 3, mCynVol1.pri, whole genome shotgun sequence, one DNA window encodes the following:
- the CYTH2 gene encoding cytohesin-2, whose translation MEDGVYEPPDLTPEERMELENIRRRKQELLVEIQRLREELSEAMSEVEGLEANEGSKTLQRNRKMAMGRKKFNMDPKKGIQFLVENELLQNTPEEIARFLYKGEGLNKTAIGDYLGEREELNLAVLHAFVDLHEFTDLNLVQALRQFLWSFRLPGEAQKIDRMMEAFAQRYCLCNPGVFQSTDTCYVLSFAVIMLNTSLHNPNVRDKPGLERFVAMNRGINEGGDLPEELLRNLYDSIRNEPFKIPEDDGNDLTHTFFNPDREGWLLKLGGRVKTWKRRWFILTDNCLYYFEYTTDKEPRGIIPLENLSIREVDDPRKPNCFELYIPNNKGQLIKACKTEADGRVVEGNHMVYRISAPTQEEKDEWIKSIQAAVSVDPFYEMLAARKKRISIKKKQEQP comes from the exons ATGGAGGACGGTGTCTATG AGCCCCCAGACCTTACTCCGGAGGAGCGGATGGAGCTGGAGAACATCCGACGGCGGAAGCAGGAGCTGCTGGTGGAGATCCAGCGCCTGCGGGAGGAGCTCAGCGAAGCCATGAGCGAGGTGGAGGGTCTGGAAGCCAATGAGGGCAG TAAGACCTTGCAACGGAACCGGAAGATGGCAATGGGTCGGAAGAAGTTCAACATGGACCCCAAGAAG GGAATCCAGTTCTTGGTGGAGAATGAACTTCTGCAGAACACACCCGAAGAGATCGCCCGGTTCCTGTACAAGGGTGAGGGACTGAACAAGACAGCCATTGGGGACTACCTGGGAGAGAG GGAAGAGCTGAATCTGGCAGTGCTCCATGCTTTTGTGGATCTGCATGAGTTCACCGACCTCAATCTGGTGCAGGCCCTCAG GCAATTTCTATGGAGCTTTCGCCTCCCTGGGGAGGCCCAGAAAATTGACCGGATGATGGAGGCCTTCGCCCAGCGATACTGCCTGTGCAACCCTGGGGTTTTCCAGTCCACAG ACACATGCTACGTGCTGTCGTTCGCCGTGATCATGCTGAACACCAGCCTTCACAATCCCAACGTCCGGGACAAGCCAGGCCTGGAGCGTTTTGTGGCCATGAACCGGGGTATCAACGAGGGCGGGGACCTGCCTGAGGAGCTGCTCAGG AACCTCTACGACAGCATCCGAAATGAGCCCTTCAAGATTCCTGAGGATGATGGGAATGATCTGACCCACACTTTCTTCAACCCGGACCGGGAGGGCTGGCTCCTTAAGCTGG GGGGCCGGGTGAAGACATGGAAACGACGCTGGTTTATCCTCACAGACAACTGCCTCTACTACTTTGAGTACACTACG GACAAGGAGCCCCGAGGAATCATTCCCCTGGAGAATCTGAGCATTCGAGAGGTGGATGACCCCCGGAAACCA AACTGCTTTGAGCTTTACATCCCCAACAACAAGGGGCAGCTCATAAAAGCCTGCAAAACAGAGGCAGATGGCCGGGTGGTTGAGGGGAACCACATGGTGTATCGGATCTCGGCCCCCACGCAGGAGGAGAAGGATGAGTGGATCAAGTCCATCCA GGCAGCTGTGAGCGTGGACCCCTTCTATGAGATGCTGGCAGCGAGGAAGAAGCGGATTTCCATCAAGAAGAAGCAGGAGCAACCCTGA